The following coding sequences are from one Nicotiana tomentosiformis chromosome 3, ASM39032v3, whole genome shotgun sequence window:
- the LOC138908233 gene encoding uncharacterized protein, whose product MARFYILASMANVLQHQHQSMGSAYDMLESLKEMFGEQNCAAKQTIMKALLNTKMTLGSSVRDHVLKMIGLLNELEVLRAVIDKESQVEMVLQTLSDSFQQFRLNYNMNKIDLSLAKLLNELQVGRIYHQIASSSCGIDVEKASVSKLKGGKKKKKAQKVLAPGGATGVKRLKGSAIIASNLGITKNNVLPIWQS is encoded by the coding sequence ATGGCGCGATTCTACATTCTTGCCTCTATGGCGAATGTTTTGCAACATCAACATCAGTCTATGGGGTCTGCTTATGACATGCTCGAAAGTCTCAAAGAGATGTTCGGTGAGCAAAATTGTGCTGCTAAGCAGACAATTATGAAAGCCCTTTTGAACACCAAGATGACTTTAGGATCATCCGTCAGGGACCATGTTCTGAAGATGATAGGTCTTTTGAATGAACTGGAGGTCCTTAGAGCTGTGATTGATAAGGAATCTCAAGTTGAGATGGTCCTGCAGACTCTGTCTGACAGTTTTCAACAATTTCGCTTGAACTATAATATGAACAAAATAGATTTGTCACTGGCGAAATTGTTGAATGAGCTGCAAGTCGGCAGAATCTATCATCAAATAGCAAGCTCCAGTTGTGGCATTGATGTTGAGAAAGCTTCGGTTTCTAAGTTGAAAGGcggtaagaaaaagaagaaggctcAAAAGGTTTTGGCACCTGGAGGTGCGACTGGTGTGAAAAGGCTTAAAGGAAGTGCTATCATTGCAAGCAACCTGGGCATCACAAAAAATAATGTCCTGCCTATCTGGCAAAGTTGA